From the Tenacibaculum dicentrarchi genome, the window TATCAAAATTTATACAAGTTAAACGCCGAATAAAAACGCTGAAAAATATGTGATTTTATAACGGTATTTTAATTAAAAAAGAAAAAACGCACGTTAACAAAGTGTATGAGCGCATATTTTCCTGGCGGAAAAATACGCCACATACACATGGCGTTAGCTTTCATTAACAAAAAAAATGCGTGAAATTGGAAAAATAAAGCGTTTTCCTAAAGTAGAATCCTGATAAATATTACGCAATTAGAAATGGAATTTTAACACAGAAGATTTTGAAAAATATTACGCAAGAATCTGTCTGTAATTCTGAAATGGAAACGGCAGACTTTAGCCTGTTTATACAATCGGAAATGAAAAACTGTGGGATTCTGACAAATATTACGCAAGAATCTGTCTGTAATTCTGAAATAAAAATGGCGGACTTTTAGCCTGTTTACGAAATTAGGAATGAAAATTTAGACAAGTTAAACGCCGAATAAAAATGCTGAAAAATATGTAGTTTTATATCGGTATTTTAATTGTAAAAAAGGAAAAATAAACGAAAAGCTAACAAAATATATAATTTATTGCTAGTGCTCGCCTACCTACGAAAATCCTTAGGGGATTTTCTATTTCGTTTTTATTTACTAAATTAGTTGCTCGAAAAACACAACAAACCATATATAAACCGTTAACCTGCATTAAGCCAAATTACACGGAATATTAACGGAATTAAGCGTTTTCGAAAAGTAAAATCCTGACAAAGATTACGTGAATCTGTTTGTAATGAAAATAGCCGACTTTCTAGCTCGTTTGCGCAATAGAAACGGAATCGTAAAACAGCAGATTTTGACAAATATCACGTAAGATTTTGCTTATAATTCCGAAATGAAAATGGCGGAATTTTTAGCTCGTTTACGCAATCGAAAATAAAAATGAAAAAATGTTCGGAATATTCCCGATTTTAGATTTTTTCACGTAAGTTTATATGAAAATTTAGACAAGTTAAACGCCGAATAAAAACGCTGAAAAATATGTGATTTTATAACGGTATTTTAATTAAAAAAGAAAAAACGCACGTTAACAAAGTGTATGAGCGCATATTTTCCTGGCGGAAAAATACGCCACATACACTAGGCGTTGTAAATAATTTAAAAAAAAATATGAAAAAATTATTATTAATAATTGTAGTAACAATATTAAGTTGTAAAAGCGAGATAAAATCTCAAACAAGTGATGAAAAAGAAACCAAAAAAAATGAAATAAAAGTTGATACCGATAAATTAGATTTAACTAATAAATTAGAAAAATATTTTCTGCAAGACGGTCTTGATAAAAGGAACTCTTTTTTGAACAATGTACTTACTAAAATAGATAAAGAAACAAACAAAAAAGAAAAAAATGCACTTAATTACAACAATAGATATGGAAATACAGTAGAAAGCGAAAAAAAAATAATTAAAGCAAAAAAAGAAAGAGAAAATTTTTTACTACTTAAAAAAGAAATGAATAAGTTCTTTGAATCTAAAGACAGTAAAAAAATATTAGTTTATGATTTACAAAAATCTCCAAAAGGAGTTGTTGAGTATTTATTTTCATCTTTCCAAAAAGCAAGATTTTCAGAGTGGAAATACTTTATGGATCCATATCTTATAAAGTTTGATGAAGAAAACAAATTATTTATGATTTTTTCTTATTTACCTAAATCTACAAACTATAAATTAAACAACTCTAATAATTACAATAGTTATAGAAACACTAAATCATTGAATGAAAAGTATAAAGAGTTTAAAGCCTTAACTGAAAAAATAAATATCAATGTGAAAAATGTTAGAATAGAGAAAAATAAAGCTTTTGTATTGACTTCTATAATATCTAAAGAATCTGAACAGAAAAAACAAGAAGAAATTGTTATAGAGTTAGTAAATAGAAATGAATATTGGTTTATAACAGGAATAAGAGAATAAAAAACTATTTACAACACCATATATAATTTATTGCTAGCTTCTCGCCTACTTACGAAAGTCCTCGTGGACTTTCTTGGTTGGTAATTATTTACTAAATTATTTGCTTGAAATACGCAACAAACCATATACAAAACGTTAACCTGCATTAAGCCAAATTACACGGAATATTAACGTAATTAAGCGTTTTCGAAAAGTAAAATTCTGACAAAGATTACGTGAATCTGTTTGTAATGAAAATAGCCGACTTTCTAGCTCCTTTGCGCAATAGAAACGGAATCGTAAAACAGTAGATTTTGACAAATATCACGTAAGATTTTGCTTATAATTCCGAAATGAAACCGTAGATTTTTTAGCTCGTTTACGCAATCGAAAATAAAAATGAAAAAATGTTCGGAATATTCCCGATTTTAGATTTTTTAGCGTAAGTTTATATGAAAATTTAGACAAGTTAAACGCCGAATAAAAACGCTGAAAAATGTGTGATTTTATAACGGTATTTTAATTAAAAAAGAAAAAACGCACGTTAACAAAGTGTATGAGCGCATATTTTCCTGGCGGAAAAATACGCAACATACACTAGGCGTTAACCTGCATTAAGCCAAATTACACAGAATATTAACGTAATTAAGCGTTTTCGAAAAGTAAAATCCTGACAAAGATTACGTGAATCTGTTTGTAATGAAAATAGCGGACTTTCTAGCTCGTTTACGCAATAGAAACGGAATCGTAAAACAGTAGATTTTGACAAATATCACGTAAGAATTTGTCTATAATTCCGAAATGAAAATGGCGGACTTTTTAGCTCGTTTACGCAATAGAAAATAAAAAAATGTTCGGAATATTGCCGATTTTAGATTTTTTCACGTAAGTTTATATCAAAATTTAGACAAGTTAAACGCCCAATAAAAACGCTGAAAAATATGTGATTTTATAACGGTATTTTAATTAAAAAAGAAAAAACGCACGTTAACAAAGTGTATGAGCGCATATTTTCCTGGCGGAAAAATACGCCACATACACATGGCGTTGTAAAACATTTGAAACCAATAAAAATGAAGAAAATAATATTGTTTACATTGATACTTCTAATTATCAATTCTTGTTGTAACGGAGACGAAGACGTAAGTATAAATACTATCGAATCTGTTCGTGGATTTATATATTCTTATGATGAAAACGGAATATATCCTTATTTAGATGAATTTAATCCAAATGAATTAGGGATTGGAGTTTCTGCGGACTCAATAACAAACAGAATGGAAATGGGAGATGGTTGCGGACGAACTGATGTTATATATACAAATCAAATAGATTCACTAAATATAATCACAATTTATGATTTCAACGACAACTATCCTGCTGGTAGTAATGTGAATGAATTACTTTTGGGACAAGATGGACTTGGTGGAACATATTCAACCGAAATAAATAATAATTCTTCAATATCTCATACCTATAAATTTTCAGCAGTTCCCGAAAACGATTCTTTACAATTTGCAATATCTGGAAGAATAACTAATAAAGATAATTTCACAAATTTGACAGATTTAATAATAATCGATTAAAAGATAATGAATAAAAAACATTTTACAACACCATGTATAATTAATTGCTGGTTTTAGCTAATTTACGAAAATCCTCGCGGACTTTCTATCTGTGATTTATTTACTAACTTTAGTGCTTGAAACACGCAACTAATCATACACAAACACGTTAACCTGCATTAAGCCAAATTACACGGAATATTAACGGAATTAAGCGTTTTCGAAAAGTAAAATCCTGACAAAGATTACGTGAATCTGTTTGTAATGAAAATAGCCGACTTTTTAGCTCGTTTACGCAATCGAAAATAAAAATGAAAAAATGTTCGGAATATCCCCGATTTTAGATTTTTTAGCGTAAGTTTATATGAAAATTTAGACAAGTTAAACGCCGAATAAAAACGCTGAAAAATGTGTGATTTTATAACGGTATTTTAATTAAAAAAGAAAAAACGCACGTTAACAAAGTGTATGAGCGCATATTTTCCTGGCGGAAAAATACGCCACATACACATGGCGTTAGCTTTCATTAACAAAAAAAATGCGTGAAATTGGAAAAATAAAGCGTTTTCCTAAAGTAGAATCCTGATAAATATTACGCAATTAGAAATGGAATTTTAACGCAGAAGATTTTGAAAAATATTACGTAAGAATCTGTCCGCAATTATGAAATAGAAACGGTGGAATTTTATCCTGTTTATGCAATCGGAAATGAAAAACTGTGGGATTCTGACAAATATTACGCAAGAATCTGTCTGTAATTCTGAAATGAAAATGGCGGACTTTTAGCTTGTTTGCGAAATTATGAATGAAAATTTAGACAAGTTAAACGCCGAATAAAAACGCTGAAAAATATGTGGTTTTATATCGGTATTTTAATTGTAAAAAAGGAAAAATAAACGAAAAGCTAACAAAATATATAATTTATTGCTAGTGCTCGCCTACCTACGAAAATCCTTAGGGGATTTTCTATTTCGTTTTTATTTACTAAATTAGTTGCTCGAAAAACGCAACAAACCATATATAAACCGTTAGAGTGCATTAAAACGCACAATAACAACGGTTATAAAAAATATGTGTTTTTAGTCACATAAGAAAGTCCATTGTTTACTATGTGTTTAGTGTTTATTTATTAGCTTAGTCACTTAACAGTCACATAAATTTCATACCCAAAACGTTAGCTGTTATACAAGAAATATGAACAATAAAGTAAGTATATTTTACTCTTGGCAGAGTGACTGCCCTTCAGATACTAATCAAAAAGCCATTAGTATTTGCATTGAAGAAGCTAAACTCAAAATAAAAAAAGACAACAATGAAATTGATATTTCAATTGATGAAGCTATAAGAAACAAATCAGGTAGCCCTGAAATACCTAAAACAATAATTGAGAAAATAGAAAAATCAGATATTTTTATTTGTGACCTTACAACGATAAATAGTAGTTGCAATTGTAATAACCGTAAATCTCCTAATCCAAATGTTGTTTTCGAGTTAGGATATGCTGTGTCTATGTTAGGATGGGAGAGAATTATTATGGTATTCAATAAAAAATATGGTAACTTTAAAGATGAATTACCATTTGATTTAGAAAAAAGAAGAGTTTCAGAATTTAAAATTGATGATAAAAATGATAAATCTGGAAAAGGGAATTTAACATCTATACTCAAAACAGGAATTGAATCGATTATTAATTTAAACCCTTCAAAACCATACAAGATTGAAAATAATAGCGTAAAAAGAGATAGAGACATTGTTATTCTCAATCAATTTTTATCTTCAATACACATAGAAACAATTGATATTTTTATTCAGAATTTACCCACTATGATTAAAAACGATATGTTCTTCTATTTTGATTTGGTAAGAAAATTATTTGAAAGTAGTAACTTCTTTATTTATGATGATGACCTAAAAATAAAATTATATAATTTTTATAAAAATTGGATTTCAATCATCCGATATGACAATTTATTTACTTCAAATAATTTTAATAAAGACTTGATATTGAATTTAAAATTTGATGTTTTTGAAAAAAAACAAGACGAATTAGATTTTAAAAAGATGACAGTTAAGTCTTCAGAAATTAATGTAACATTTAAAGAACTTCTTGATTACATCAAAAAAAATTATTTAATAGTTGACATTGAAAAAAACAGTGAATTAGCTAAAGGAAAATTTATAAAATACAACAGCTAACACCGTGTATAATTAATTGCTAGTTTTAGCTCACTTTGGAAATTCCTTCGGAATTTCTGCCGTTCGTGTTTTATTTAGTAAATTAGTTGCTTAAATAACGCAACAAATCATACACAAACCGTTGTGGTGCATTACAAAAAAACGATATGAAATAAATGAATAGTTTAGAAATAGATTTTTTACCTGTCGGAAATGGAGAAAAGAGCGGAGATGCTATTGCTTTTAGGTATGGTAATTTTTCCAATCCATCGGAACAGAAAGTTATTATAATTGATGGAGGCACAAAAGAATCAGGAAAAGAGTTATGTAAGCTTATAAAAGAAACATACAAGACATACATAATTGATATAGTTATTTGTACTCATCCGGATGGTGACCACGCATCTGGCTTAAGAGAAGTTCTTGGTGATGAAGAATTAACAATTAAATCCTTAATAATACATAAGCCTTGGGAACACTCTAAAGAGATTAAAGATTTATTTCACGATGGACGGATTACATCAAATAGTTTATCTGAAAGGCTTAAAGAAGCTTATAATTTCGCTTACGAGTGTGTAGAGATTGCAGAACGTAGAGGAATTAAAATATACGAACCATTTAGTGGTTTATCATATGATAATAAAATCATTAGAGTTCTTGGTCCAGATAAGAATTATTATTTATCATTACTTCCAGATTTTGCAAAAAGTCCTAAAGCTAAAGAAACAAGTCTTCAAAAGTCATTTAGTGCTGTAAAAGAAGCTGTCAATTGGGTTAGAGAATCAATGCAAATAGAGACTTTAAGTGAAGATGGTGAAACTTCTGCAGAAAATAATTCTAGTGCTGTTGTTCTTCTTGAACTGGACGGAGATAAATATTTATTTACTGGAGATACTGGAATTCCAGCTCTGAAAAGAATTATTGACTACTGCAATAATAAAGGAATTGATATTTCAAATGTGAAATTTATGCAAGTACCTCACCACGGAAGTAAAAGGAACATTTCACCTAGTATTCTAAATTCTATAAAATGTAAAACTGCATATGTATCAGCTTCTAAAGATGCTCCTAAACACCCTGCAAAAAAAGTGATTAATGCTTATATTAGAAGAGGTGCAAAAGTCTACACAACTGAGGGAACTGGACTAAATCATCATATAAATACTAATACTAGAATTGGATGGTCATCAGCAACACCAAAACCATTCTCTGAAAACGTTGAAGATTAAATGAATATTTATAACTTAAAAGCTCGTATCTATCCAGTGATATTATCACTACTACCTATTATAATTATTGGAACATTATTCTCGATTCAGTTCCAATCCTATTATCAGTCATTAGGTAGCCTTGGATTAACAACTATTCTATTTTTTCTGTTTTCTCAGGTTGGACGAGATAGAGGAAAAAAGATAGAAATTGATTTATGGTCTGAATGGGGTGGCGCTCCAACAACTCAAATTTTTCGTTTTTCAGATAATACCATTAATTCAATAACAAAAAGAAAGTATCATCAAACTATGTGTGAGCTAATTCCAAACGAAATAACACCATCCGCATCAGAAGAAGAGAATTCTACAGGATTATTTGATGAAGTATACCAATCGTGGACAAAGTTTTTGATAAGTAAAACTAGAGACACAAAAAAGCACGACCTTTTATTCAACGAAAACATTAATTATGGTTTTAGAAGAAATACATTAGGGTTAAAACCTTTTTCCATTGTTGTAATTATTATTCTTTCAATTGGTATATGGACTAATAATTACATATCAAATGAAACAATTAATTATATGGATTCTTCTACTCTTATTTCTCAAATAATTCTATTGGTGTTTTTGTTATTCTGGATATTTATTGTCAATAAAAGTTGGGTGAAAATACCAGCTTTTGGATATGCCGAAAGACTACTTGAAACAGTTGATAAGATAAAATAACGCACCACAACAATGTGTATAGTTAATACGGGTTTAGTGCTTAACCAAAAGTTTTGTGTATATTTACTAAGTCCGTCAAATCATTTTGATTTGACTTTAGTACAAAAAAAGATAAAGGCAAACAAAATGCTTTGCCTCGTGCTAAATTGAAAGTCCCTGACTTTCTATTCCCGCACTAAACCATACACGAAACGTTATGCACTATTCTACTCATTTTCTAAAAAACCAATTACTTTAAGGAAACGTTTTCAAGAAATTATTAAGTTTATTTTTAGACAAAAAAACATAACTCAAAATTAAAATGCCAGGATATAATATAGAAGGAAAAAAAATAGTTGTTTCTGATAGTAAACATAAAAAAGTTTATTGGTCAGAACTTTCTGTGTATATCAAAAAAAAACACTTTGAAAATTCTAACGAATATAATGAACCTACAAAAGTTCAAGAAATTTTAAAAGATTGTTTTACTTTCTTACTGAATAAACTAGAATCTTTAATTAAAAATGAGAATAGATTTTCCTTTTATTTATTTTGTCATACAATCCATGAAGATTCTATTGACATTCATTTAAACTTAATTAAAGGCAAGAAATTAGATATTAATAAAGAGAAAATAGCTGGTTCAAGAAGAATATTAAAAATAATACTTGAGCAATCTACAAGGTATAATTTGAAAGGAACATCAAATTTCAACCATGAAATAGCAAAAAACTCATTAGAATATATCTCTTTGTTAGAAGAAATGATATATGTAGGAGAATGGGTTTTTATTTCTAGTGAATATATAGCACAGAGTCAACTGTTTCAAAAATCAATAGGTGTTAAAATGGAAGATAATGAACTTCAGTATTTAACATATCAACCTTATCCTTTATTTTTTTCTCATATATTTAATGAATTACCAAAACATGATTCAGAAGTTACTTTAACTGATTGTATCGACGATTTTAAGAATTTAATTGAAGATAAATATTCTATTAAATATAATGATTTATGTTATTTTATCGCTGAAATATTATCAAATAATTCTAATAGCCTTGGTGTTACAAAACTTCCTGAAATAATTAAAAACATCAAAGAAAACACACCTGTAAATCATAAATTTATTGACAGTTTCTATGACGGGTTAAAAATCACAAAAAATAATGCTTTAGACATAGCTCAATGTTTCTATACAAATCAGGACATTGGAAGATATATGTATAAACCTATTTTGGAATACAACATTGATGAAAATATTTATCACTTAATAGGCCCTAATAAATGGGGAGAAAGTCTTTCTCAATTAAATACCAATTGTTTTCCATTTGGTATATTTCCTATAGAATGGAAAATCAATCATGATTTGAAAAAATTCATACAAGTAATTGATAATACTCACGACAAAGTTTTGCAAAATCCAATAATTGAAAAACTCAAAGAACATAACCATCCTTATGAAGTAGATATTTTAAGATTTAAAACCCATAATAAACAATACATAAATATTACAGATACAATTGGAGATATAGACATCCTTTTTATTGACATGTTTCAAAAAATAATTTATGTATCAGAATGTAAACATAATAGGTCAAGATTTGATTACAGCAATTGGAAAAGGGATTACTCTAATTTTAAACAAAAACATGAAGCTCAATTAAAAAGGAAAATAGACTGGACTAAATCAAATAAAAAAATAATTGAAAACCATTTCAGACTAAGAAATGAAAACCCAATTATTTTAGAATTAACAGAATACAAGATTGAGGGAATTTTTATAATTAATGCACCTAATATATATATGTTTAACAGTAAATATAAGTGTTATACAATACATGATTTCCAATTATTAATGAATAACGAGATTCCTTTTAATGACTTTATAATTTACGCAGAAGACAGAAAAAAAAGTTATCATATAGAGCATCCATATTTTGATAATATCGAAAAAGAAATAAACAGTGCATAACAAGCTGTATAATTAATGGCTACATTGTGCTAAATTTAAAGCTCAGTAACATTTAATTAAGTCTAGTTATAAATCGAAAAATTCGGCATTTTAAAACGCCACTAACCATACAGTAACCGTTAGCTTTCATTAACAAAAAAAATGCGTGAAATTGGAAAAATAAAGCGTTTTCCTAAAGTAGAATCCTGATAAATATTACGCAATTAGAAATGGAATTTTAACGCAGAAGATTTTGAAAAATATTACGTAAGAATCTGTCCGCAATTATGAAATAGAAACGGTGGAATTTTATCCTGTTTATGCAATCGGAAATGAAAAAATGTGGGATTCTGACAAATATTACGCAAGAATTTGTCTGTAATTATGAAATGGAAACGGCAGACTTTAGCCTGTTTATGCAATCAGAAATGAAAATTTAGACAAGTTAAACGCCGAATAAAAATGCTGAAAAATATGTAGTTTTATATCGGTATTTTAATTGTAAAAAAGGAAAAATAAACGAAAAGCTAACAAAATATATAATTTATTGCTAGTGCTCGCCTACCTACGAAAATCCTTAGGGGATTTTCTATTTCGTTTTTATTTACTAAATTAGTTGCTCGAAAAACGCAACAAACCATATATAAACCGTTAGCTTTCATTAACAAAAAATTACGCAAAATTGGAAAAATAAAGCGGTTTAAAAAAGTAGAATCCTGATAAATATTACGCAAGAATCTGTCTGTAATTCTGAAATGAAAACGGCAGACTTTAGCCTGTTTATGTAATCGGAAATGAAAAACTGTAGGATTCTGACAAATATTACGGAAAAATATGTTTGTAATTATGAAATGGAAACGGCAGACTTTAGCCTGTTTATGCAATCAGAAATGAAAATTTAGACAAGTTAAACGCCGAATAAAAACGCTGAAAATATGTGATTTTATATCGGTATTTTAATTGTAAAAAAAATAACGAAAAGCTAACAAAGTATATAAAAAATGCTTAATTTAGTCATAATACAAAAGTCAGTGCCGTTTTGCTACATCTGATTTTCCTGCGGAAAATCCTCGCACACAAAACAGCACTTTTCATATACAAACCGTTAGCTTTCATTAACAAAAAAAATGCGTGAAATTGGAAAAATAAAGCGTTTTCCTAAAGTAGAATCCTGATAAATATTACGCAATTAGAAATGGAATTTTAACGCAGAAGATTTTGAAAAATATTACGTAAGAATCTGTCCGCAATTATGAAATAGAAACGGTGGAATTTTATCCTGTTTATGCAATCGGAAATGAAAATCTGTGGGATTCTGACAAATATTACGCAAGAATCTGTCTGTAATTCTGAAATGAAAATGGCGGACTTTTAGCCTGTTTACGAAATTAGGAATGAAAATTTAGACAAGTTA encodes:
- a CDS encoding ComEC/Rec2 family competence protein, whose amino-acid sequence is MNSLEIDFLPVGNGEKSGDAIAFRYGNFSNPSEQKVIIIDGGTKESGKELCKLIKETYKTYIIDIVICTHPDGDHASGLREVLGDEELTIKSLIIHKPWEHSKEIKDLFHDGRITSNSLSERLKEAYNFAYECVEIAERRGIKIYEPFSGLSYDNKIIRVLGPDKNYYLSLLPDFAKSPKAKETSLQKSFSAVKEAVNWVRESMQIETLSEDGETSAENNSSAVVLLELDGDKYLFTGDTGIPALKRIIDYCNNKGIDISNVKFMQVPHHGSKRNISPSILNSIKCKTAYVSASKDAPKHPAKKVINAYIRRGAKVYTTEGTGLNHHINTNTRIGWSSATPKPFSENVED
- a CDS encoding TIR domain-containing protein — translated: MNNKVSIFYSWQSDCPSDTNQKAISICIEEAKLKIKKDNNEIDISIDEAIRNKSGSPEIPKTIIEKIEKSDIFICDLTTINSSCNCNNRKSPNPNVVFELGYAVSMLGWERIIMVFNKKYGNFKDELPFDLEKRRVSEFKIDDKNDKSGKGNLTSILKTGIESIINLNPSKPYKIENNSVKRDRDIVILNQFLSSIHIETIDIFIQNLPTMIKNDMFFYFDLVRKLFESSNFFIYDDDLKIKLYNFYKNWISIIRYDNLFTSNNFNKDLILNLKFDVFEKKQDELDFKKMTVKSSEINVTFKELLDYIKKNYLIVDIEKNSELAKGKFIKYNS